Within Leeia speluncae, the genomic segment CCTGACCAACAATAGCGAGCGTGGTAAAGATGGCAAACCTACCGCAGATGCCGCCAACCCACGCAACAATAACCTGTTTGGCCAGATTATTCGTTGGAAAGAAGTCGGAGGACAAACTGCGACCAAGTTCACTTGGAATTTGTTTGTTCAAGCAGGTAATCCAGCTTCTTCTAAGCCAGAGCATAAAGGCAATATCAAAGGCGACGTGTTTGGTAGCCCTGATGGCTTGTGGGTGGATCCTCGCGGCCTGTTATGGATTCAGACAGACGTGTCTACAAGCACCCTAGATGCAAAAGAATATGCGGGTATGGGTAACAATCAGATGCTAGTTGCTGATATCAATACAGGCATGATTAAACGCTTCTTAACTGGTCCAAATGGATGTGAGATTACTGGCATTACCATGACGCCAGACATGAAAACCTTGTTTATTAACATCCAACACCCTGGTGAACCAGCAAGTGAAAGATCTGATCCAGCAAATCCATTGGCTGTAAGCGCTTGGCCTAACGGCAAAGGACGCCCACGCTCTGCGACAGTTGCAATTCGTCGACTAGACAATGGTATTGTTGGTAGTTAATTAGATTTGCGTTATCTCGCATGAAGGAAGGATTGAGTTGACTCAACTCAATCCTTTTTTCTTATTAATAAGGAATAATCGCTCCCTAATTAAAGGGAAGTGTTGCAATCGTTGGCTGCAGTAAATGCGCTCAAGGCGACTGACCATAAGGTTTAATACTCGCCAAAAAGTAGCAATTACTTATGTTTCCCTACCTAAGTTGGCATGTTTATCAAATAAATATTGCCATGAGATGTGATTTGACCTTGCAACTCCTGTAATTTATGCACAGAATGTAAACATGAGTGCTGTAAAAGAGTGTGAAGTAACTTCGAAGTAGAATTAAAAAGTAGCACTCGCCAAAGAATTGCAAAATACGCTGTTCGCCAGATAATGCTGATGGAGTTTAAACGTGTCCGAACTACTCAAAAAAATTGATGCACGTACAAAACTTGCAGGAACCAACAAGTTGGAGATTCTGCTTTTTACACTTGGTACAGACCAAAGAACTGGTCGTAGAGAAAATTTTGGTATCAACGTGTTTAAGGTCAGAGAGGTCATGCGGACGCCTGAGATTACGCATGCGCCTGAAATGCCGGCTTGTGTTGAGGGCATGGTAAGTCTGCGTGGTGCGCTTGTGCCTGTCGTCGACCTAGCCAAATATACCGGCATCCATACAGATGCGAAGCCAGAAATTATGATCGTGACTGAATATAACGGTCATACCCAAGGTTTCTTGGTAGAAGCAGTGGATACTATCTTAAGGCTTGACTGGTCACAGATGCGAGTCCCTCCTGATATGCTAACTGCTCAGATGGGCGGTATTATCACTGCAGTTACCGAACTAGATACTGGCAAATTAGTGATGATGATGGACGTAGAAAAAGTCCTATCAGAAACCAGTAACTATGATGACCAAATGAGTTATCAAAACATTAAACCGTTGCCTAAACCCAAAACGGTTTACTTTGCGGATGACTCTGCCGTTGCCCGTAAGCAAATCTCAACCACTTTAGAAATGATGGGGGTGAAGTACTTCTCCGCCATCAATGGTAAAAAAGCTTGGGATGAGCTAGAAAAAATGGCCGCCTTAGCCGAGGCAAATGGCGAAGAAATGAAGAATATTGTTAACCTCATTTTAACAGACGTTGAAATGCCAGAGATGGATGGTTACATGCTCACCAAGAACGTTAAATCAGACCCAAGATTTCGCGGAATTCCTGTCCTAATGCATTCATCCCTGTCTGGTATGCAAAACCAGAAGTTGGGCCATTCGGTTGGTGTAGATGAATATGTCGCAAAGTTTGAACCTCAGCGCCTTGCCGAAACGTTAACTCGTTTATTGGGTACTGAGTGATCAACTAATTCGCAATATTGGATTGATTCAAAATAACACTATTCTTAGAATTCCCAATGGGTGGATGAGATGAGTAATAAGGCACAAGAAAACCTGCTAGACAGCATTGATGCTAGAACAAAACTGGCTGGATCCAACAAAATGGAGATTTTGTTGTTCTCGCTAGGTACTGGCGAAATCTTCGGGATTAACGTCTTCAAAGTAAGAGAAGTTTCGCAAACCCCTCATATTACCAAGACACCAAATATGCCATCTGGTGTGGAAGGTGTTATCTCTCTACGCGGCAATATTATCCCAATTATTTCTCTATCTAAGTTTGTCAGCCCAGGCCAGAACCAAAGCAGTGAACAAACGATGATCGTGACAGAATTCAGCCGACATACCCAGGCATTTTTGGTCGATGAAGTGGATCGAATCATTCGCGTGGATTGGGATAAGGTTAGGGCGCCAGAAGGCATGCTAGCAGGTAGCCAAGGGCTTATCACTGCGGTAACGGAGCTGCCTGATGGTAAGTTGGTTTCAATTTTGGATGTTGAGCAAATTCTTTCATCTGTTATTGGTGAAAAGATTGTCCCTGATGTACAGTCAACACAGTTGAGAGAAGATATTTATATGTTCTTCTGTGATGATTCTGTTGTTGCTCGTAAAGAGATTACCAGTGTGCTTGATAAGCTAGGCGTGAAATACCATCAAGCCAACAATGGTAAAGAAGCTTGGACAAAGCTACAGAATTTAGCTGGACGTATACAGGGCGATGGCGAATCGCTAAATGAACATCTCAAACTAATTTTAGTTGATGCAGAAATGCCTGAAATGGATGGTTATGTGCTTACAAAACACATTAAAGCCGATCAGCGTTTCAAAGGTATTCCTGTCGTAATGCATTCATCCCTGTCTTCTAATGCAAACAGAGCAATGGGTAACAGTGTCGGTGTTGATGCGTATGTGGCAAAATTCGATCCGGTTGTATTGGCGGAAACTATTCGACCACTACTGTTGAGTTAAAATATCTGTTGTAAAAGAAGATCACGACAGATTAAGTGAGGGCAAGCATGGCTGATAAGAACATGAAGTTTCTGGTGGTTGATGATTTTTCTACCATGAGACGTATTGTGCGTAACCTTCTGAAAGAACTAGGCTTTTCAAACGTTGACGAAGCTGAAGATGGTCAAATCGCACTTCATAAACTACAAAATGGTCAATTTGATTTTGTAGTGTCTGATTGGAATATGCCAAATATGACTGGCATTGAGCTTTTAAAGGCGGTCCGTGCAGACCCAGGCTTAAAAGCACTTCCTTTCCTCATGATTACTGCTGAAGCAAAAAAAGAAAATATTATTGAGGCGGCAACGGCAGGTGCAAGCGGTTACATTGTGAAGCCATTCACTGCTGCTACTCTGGATGAAAAACTGAATAAAATTTTCCAGAACGTCGGAAAATAAGGAGAGTCTTGTGAGCGATAGAAATTTTGAGAGCGGTGATTCAGCAGATTTAGAAGCACTGTTTGATAGCATCGTTGCAACTAATGCAGCTCACGAAGCCGCGCCCGCAGACGCTGCAAAAGAAGAAACTTCAGGTGCTGGCGTAACGAGTGACATGGTTGAACCTGCAAAATCAATGTTTGCTCAAATTGGGCATATCACGCGTAAATTGCATGATACTTTGCGTGAGCTTGGCTACGATAAATCATTGGAAAAAGTGGTCGCAGAAGCGATTCCAGATGCAAAAGATCGTTTGGCTTATGTTGCTAAGTTGACCGAGCAAGCTGCTGATAAAGTGCTATCTGCTGTTGATGTGGCTAAACCCCTTCAAGAAAAGCTTTCTGAAGACTCAGATGTATTAAACCAGCGTTGGGATAAGTTGTTTGCAAACCAACTCAGTGTAGAAGAGTTTAAAGTACTTGTTGCAGATACAAGAACCTTTTTACACAGAAGCAAAACAGAAACCAAACAAACGGATGCCTTGTTGCTTGATATTATGATGGCGCAAGATTTCCAAGATTTAACTGGTCAAGTGATTAAGAAAATTGTTGAGATGGCAAAAGAAATGGAAGCCCAGCTCTATAATTTCCTTGTTGAATACACGCCAGGTGCAGAGCGCAAACCAGAAGAACATACTCAGCTAGAAAATGGCCCAGTGATCCATGCGGAAGGCCGAAGCGATATTGTCACAGATCAACAACAAGTTGATGATTTGTTGGCTAGCTTAGGTTTCTAGAGCTATAACAATAGTAGGCGATAATAAATAACCAAGGCAGCGAGGGTAGCGAGATGAGTGATTTTGGCGGAATGGAAGAGTTGCTTCAGGATTTCCTGACAGAATCGTCTGATATGTTGTCTGATGTAGATAACAAACTAGTAGAACTTGAAAAAAGACCCGAAGATAAAACCCTGCTTAACGACATTTTTCGTGGTTTTCACACGATTAAAGGTGGCGCAGGATTTTTAAATGTCGAAGCATTAGTTACCTTATGTCATCGTACGGAAAATCTTTTTGATAAGCTGCGTAATGGAGAAATGAAGCTATCTGCTGAAATTCTTGATTACATCCTCGCATCTACTGGTGTCGTTCGAGAAATGTTTGGTGATCTATCTCAAAAACGTCAGCCAAATGGTGCACCCCAAGCGTTACTGGATGCGCTAGACGCAGTGCTTGATGGAAAAATGCCTTCACAGATGACTGCCGCCGCAGCAGCGCCTACTCCTGAACCAGAAAAAGTCGTTGTCGCCCAAACGGTTGCTTCATCATCGGCTCCGATTACAGCTAATGGTGGTGAGCCTGATTGGGATGCCTTGTATCATGGTCTACTAGGGACAACGCCTGTTGCAACTTCCGCTCCTACGCCAGTGGAGACACCTGCTATGTCACAGACTTCTGCTCCAGTGCTTGAACAAGCTGTTGTTCGTACCCCAGAAAATACCCCACCAGCACAGCGTGCGCTAGCACCTACCTTGCCAAGTGGGGGGCAGCAATCTACTCAGCAACTAACAACGCAAGAAACGACGATTCGTATTGATACGAATCGTCTAGATCAGGTGTTGAACTTGTCCGGTGAAATTGGGCTGACCAAAAACCGCCTAACCACATTACGTACTGATATCTTGCAAGGTAAGAATGATCAGTTAACGCTTCGCTCACTCGATGAGGCAATTGGTCAATTGGACTTGCTTGTTTCTGATCTGCAAAATGCAGTGATGAAAACGCGGATGCAACCAATTGGACGACTGTTCCAAAAGTATCCACGATTGGCGCGTGACCTAGCGCGTCAATTAGGTAAGGATGTCGAGTTAGTTATTACCGGAGAAGAAACCGAACTCGACAAGACAATGATCGAAGATTTGAACGATCCACTTGTTCACTTGGTTCGTAATGCCGTGGATCACGGTATTGAGACCAAGGAAGATCGTTTGATTCTTGGCAAGTCTGAGAAGAGTTTAGTTCAGTTAAGCGCCACGCAAGTTGGTGATCATATCCTGATTGAAATCACCGATGATGGCAAAGGTATGAAACCTGAAATGATTCGCCAAAAGGCAATCGAAAAAGGTTTGCTGCGTGCGGAAGATGCCAATAATTTAGATGATAAGCAGAGTCTGCAACTAATCTTCTTGCCAGGGTTTTCAACAAAAGACCAAATTTCGAGCGTTTCTGGACGTGGTGTAGGCATGGATGTAGTGAAAACTAACATCCAAAAAATGAACGGTAGAATTGATATTAACTCTGTACCTGGTGAAGGTACTAGATTCACGATTAGCTTACCGTTGACCTTGGCGATTCTGCCAGTGTTGGTCGTCCGTGTATGTGATCAGCCATTTGCAGTGCCTCTAGCAATGGTCCGTGAAATTATCCCACTTGCGAAAAATGATATTCAGCAAGTTTCTGGTAAAGCGACAATGGTTGTGCGTGATGAAATTCTTTCAGTACGCTCACTCGCGGCACTAATTGGTTGGCATGATAATAAGCCACCTTCATTTGGTGTGCTAATGCAGTCTGCGGAAACTTCTTTCGTACTAGCGATTGATTCGTTTGTTGGTCGTGATGATGTAGTGATCAAACCACTACAAAACATTAAACCTAAAGGGATTGCTGGTGCGACATTGTCTGGTGATGGATCTGTTGTTCTAGTATTGGATATGGAAGACCTCTTAACTGCACTTGGAACGGATCAAGCCGCACCTTTATTTGATTTTGCCTCTTGATTTGATCTTATAAAGGGTGATCAAATGTCTATGTGGCATTTGTTTGCCCTTATCTCTTCTTGAATTAATTAATTGACGCTATATGACTCAGCAAAATACGAATGCTTTCATCGGTAGACAGCCAATATTAGACAGACATCAAAAGCTAATTGGCTATGAGCTTTTATTTCGTTTAAATGCTGCCGCTTCTTCTGCCGAGTTTTCTAGTGATTTGCAAGCTGGTACCAATATTCTGGTAAACACTTTATCTAATATGGGTGCTGAGTGGCTTGTTGGCGATAAGTTGGCATTTATCAACGTCGCCCAGGCAATGCTGCAAAGTAACTTTCTTGAGTTGTTACAGCCGCAAAAAGCTGTTCTTGAAGTATTAGAAACGGTAAATGCAACACCTGCTATTTTGCAGCGTGTAAAAGAACTTCGCTCTCAAGGCTTTTCGATTGCTTTGGATGATTTCGTTTTGTCGCCACAAACGGCGCCATTCCTAGAAGTTGCTAACTATGTAAAATTGGATGTGCAGTTATTAGGTATGGCACAGGCTATTGAGTTAGCAAAGAGTATTAGACGTTATCCGGTTCAGATTATTGCTGAAAAAGTGGAAACAAAAGAAGAGTTCCGCCAGTTGCATGAGGCCGGATTTGATGGTTTCCAAGGTTACTATTTTGCCCACCCAGAAACATTGGCTGCAAAAGTAATTAATCCTGCGTATGCAAACATCTTGTCTCTTCTTAATATGCTTAGAAATAATGCAGAGATTAAAGATATTGAAAATGCATTAAAACGTGATGTTGCGTTATCTTTTAAATTGTTGCGCTACATTAACTCCGCAGGTTTTGGATTGTCTTGTGAGATTCAGTCGTTCAAACACGCGGTGACTATTCTAGGTTATCAAAAACTATATCGTTGGTTGACCTTATTATTAGTGACAGCTGCTGCAGAAACTCCAGGGGCTTCTGCACTAATGAAGTTGGCAATTACTCGCGGACGTTTTGTTGAGTTAATTGGTCAAAATTTCTTAGAAGGTCATGATCGCGACAATCTATTTATCGTTGGTGTGTTCTCGCTGCTTGACGTAATGCTTGAAATGCCAATGGATAAAGTGCTGGATAATCTATTGTTACCAGAGCCTGTACGCGATGCATTACTAACACGTGATGGTCTATATGGCCCATTCTTGAACTTGGCGATTGCTTGTGAGAATCCTGAGTTACAAGAGGTTGAATCGCTTGCTTCACAATTGCAAATTGATCCAGAAATGCTAAATAAAGCGCAAATTAGTGCGTTGACTTGGGCTGAACAGTTAGGTGCTTAACTAGCCTTGTTTTTTAGGTTGCCTACCAGCCCCTTTCATAGGGGCTGTTTTATTTAATCAGTTGTTTAAACTGATATTAAGTGTAGATATTCTTATGTTTCTAAATACCCGCCTTGCTACGACCGGACATTTCATTTCATTAGAAGGAGTGGATGGTGCTGGTAAAACCACGCATCTTAAATGGTTAGTTGATCATTTAAATGCGTTGCGCGTACCTCTCGTTGTTTCGCGTGAACCTGGTGGCACGCCACTTGGAGAAAGCTTACGCGAATTAGTTTTACACCAAGAGATGAGTATTGAAACAGAGGTATTGTTAATGTTTGCTGCTAGGCAACAACATTTGCAATCAACGATCTTTCCCGCGTTACAAGAAGGGAAATGGGTTGTCTGTGATCGATTTACGGATGCGTCTTACGCTTATCAAGGTGGCGGTCGTGGGCTTTCTATCGAAAAGATTAGTATGTTAGAACATTGGGTTCATGCTGATTTTCAACCAGATTTAACGTTGTTATTTGATGTTCCACCTGAAGTTAGTTTTGAGCGTGTTAGACAGGCGAGAAATCCCGATCGCTTTGAAGAACTAGATATTACTTTTTTTGAGCGGGTGAGAGAGGCGTACTTACTTCGTGCAGCGCGAGATCCTTTAAGATTTCATTTGATTGATGCTAATCGCCCCATTTCAGTTATTCAAACAGATCTTCAAACCATAATCAGTAACTACCTAGAAGGTAAACGACATGGATGAAACTGATGGTGTTGCTGTTGTAAAACCTCGAATATTTGAATGGCACAAAACGGTTTGGGATAGCTTAATTCATCGCCAAGATCGTTTGCCGCATGCGATTTTATTTCATGGCCCTACCGGTTCGGGGAAAAAGGAATTTGCTGAAGCCTTTGCTATGCATTTGTTGTGTGAGGCACCTTCATCAAATGGCGAGGCATGTGGTGTATGTAATGGATGCAACTGGTTCTTACAAGGGCATCATCCTGATTTTAGGAAAATATTGCCTCCTGCTGAAATGGCAACTGACGAGGATGCTGATGTAAGTAAACGTTCTGGATTATGGATCTCTATTGAAGCGATTCGTGAATTAGAGAGCTTTGTTCAACTCACATCTCATCGTAGTGGCAGAAAAGTGGTTTTTCTTCCAATGGCAGATCGTTTGAACGTGGCCGCCGCAAATGCTTTGTTAAAGACCTTAGAGGAGCCACCTAATAATGTCGTATTTGTGTTGGTGTGCGAACAGTTAAGCAGATTACTGCCTACTATTCGTAGCCGTTGCCAAAAGGTAGCTTTACCCCCTCCTGATCGTGAAGATGCTCTGGCTTGGCTATCTGTAGAAAAAACACTTGATGCATCGGTACTAGATTTGGCTGGTGGAATGCCTTTACAAGCAATCAAATACCGTCAAATGCCCGAGTATGATCATTTAAATGGCGTGTTAGATTGGTTGGTCAATCCGTTAATGCAAGGTAAAGACCCTGTAAGAATGGCGGCGGAATGGTCGAAAATAAACTTATCAATTCTGCATGATTGGTTGTCTAAATGGTTGTATGACCTTATCATGGGATGTTCTGGTAATATACCTAGATATTTCTCAAGCAGACATCAAGATATTTTTGATCTTACTGCAAAATTATCATTGTCAGGATTGATTACTCTGTCATCCTCCGTTGCTGAAGATAAGAGAATTCTTAATCATCCGTTGAATACTAAGTTAGTGTTAGAAAATTGGTTGCTTGGTTATTATGCGTTAATCGCAAAGTCGCAACGAAGTGTTTCTTAAATTCGATATGTTCAATTTAAGTAGAAAGCGTTGAAATGAATGAGCAAGTAAAATCTGCCGCCGCACGCCCTGGCGTGATGTCGTTGACGATCAAAGAAAAAGCGAGCCTATACGCGGCATATATGCCATTTATCCAAGGTGGTGGTTTGTTTGTGCCAACTGGCAAACCTTATAATTTGGGGGACGAGGTATTTTTGTTATTGGCCTTGTTAGATGAACCAACAAAATATACTGTTACCGGTAAAGTGGTTTGGATTACGCCGCCTGGCGCACAGGGTAGCCGTTCTCAAGGTATTGGTGTTCAGTTTAGTAGCAATGAATTTGGTGTTGCTGCTAAAAATAAAATTGAAGGTATTTTGGGTGGGCACTTACAGTCCAACCGTTCGACTCACACAATGTAATTTTTTCTATGTTTATCGATTCGCACTGTCATTTAAATTTTCCTGATCTTATTTCTGAGTTGCCAAAACATTTGGCGGCAATGGATGCCAACCACGTAAAAATGGCATTAGTTGTTGCTGTGGATCGTGCTGGTTTATCTTCTGTCCTATCTTTGCCTAAGCAAGATGCCCGTTTTGTGGCATCTGTTGGTATGCATCCAGATCATGAAAATGAAGCGGAGTATTCTGTAGAAGAGTTATGTTCGTTAGCAGCAGACGAAGCGGTGGTTGCTATTGGTGAAACGGGGTTGGATTATTACCGCTTAACGGGTGATTTGGCCTGGCAAAGAGCGCGCTTTGCAACGCATATTCAAGCGGCAAGGCAAATCAAAAAACCGCTGATTATTCACACCAGAGCCTCTGCTGAAGACACTATCAACATGATGCGTTCTGAAGGGGCGAATGCAATTGGCGGTGTGATGCACTGCTTTACCGAATCTGTAGAGGTTGCGAGACAAGCGTTGGATCTTGGTTTTTATATTTCCTTATCTGGAATCGTAACATTTAAGAATGCAGTAGAAGTAAAAGAAGTTGCTAAGTTTGTTCCATTAGATCGATTGCTTATTGAAACGGACTCTCCTTATTTGGCGCCAGTACCATTCAGAGGGAAACTAAACCATCCGGCTTTAGTTGTTCATGTGGCAGAAGAAATTGCTACCCTAAAATCGATTTCTTTAACTCAGGTTGCCACTGAAACGACGAATAACTTCTTGAGGTTATTTAATGTGCCTAATGAACGCAAAGTTGTGTTGCAATGAAAGTGACCGTTTTGGGGGCGGGATCTTCTGCGGGTACCCCTGTAATTGGTTGCGAATGTTCCGTTTGCCAAACGCGGTTACCTAAAAATGTTCGCACACGCGCAAGTTGTCATATCCTTGATGAAGCGACGAGTATTGTTATTGATACAGGCCCAGATTTTCGATCCCAAGCATTACGAGAAAACTTGAAGCATTTAGATGCGGTGTTGTACACCCATCCTCATGCGGATCACCTAAACGGAATTGATGACCTGAGAGCGTTTTGTTTTCGGCAAAAAGCAGCGATTCCTTTGTATGGGAATGCTTTTACCATTGAAAATATTCAGACAAGGTTTGATTACACACTTTTCCCGCCAACAGAGCATTGGGAAAGACCTGTTTTGACAGCAAATTCAGTTGATGTCCCTTTTGATGTGAATCAGACGATAGTTGTGCCTATTCCTTTATTGCATGGAAAGTGGCCGATTTTGGGGTACCGAATCAAAAATGTTGCATGGTTAACGGATGTATCTACGATCCCAGAGACTTCATTTGAGCTTTTATCTGGTTTGGATGTGCTGTTCTTGGATTGTCTTCGATTTAAGCCACACTATACACATCTAAGCTTAGATGAGGCGGTTTCTCTTTCCCAAAAAATAGGGGCCAAACAAACGTATCTTATTCATATGACTCATGAAATTGATGCCGTTGCGCATGCCAATTTACTACCTGAAGCTGTCGCTTTTGCATTTGATGGCATGCAAGTAACTGTATAATCTTTGTCCTCTTTTACATGGTTTTTCTACTTCTGTTATGATTACCATGTGACTAATAAGTCATCTAATTGATCTGGGTAAACATGGCAAGCCAATCGCCAGATTTCATTAGTTTGAACAATCTGTTCTTCTGCATGAGCTTCTTTGGAAATAAGCTGATGTCTTAGCATGACATTTTTTTCTTTGTTACTTAAGATGACTGAAAAAGAGGCTTGCCGATTTTGAAAGTGCAGATGAACAGCGCAAGCACCACAGGTCCCATGACCACACCGCCAGTAAAGTGGAAGTCCTTGTTCCCTGACTATTTCAGTTAAAGATTGAGGAGTGGATGTCATATCGACCGTAAGCACTTCTGGGGTGCTCATTTTTCCGCCAAAGAACGTGATTTTAGCCATGTCTGTGTATACTGAGTCAAGGATGTAAGAATAGTTTGCAATTACAATTCGCAATGCAAGTTAGAATGCACCCTCTAAAGCCTACGACCTATAAGAAGCGATAGCAACTATCGAATACTTAAATTTTCGAAAGATTGCACCAAATTGAAAGTGGAGAGTTATGTCCGAATGGAATATTGGGGAACACCAATTACATTTTGATCCCTTGCTAGATTGTTTGGTATCGATTGGCAAGTTGCATGGTGCAACGCTCACAAAAGAGGCTTTTTCTGCTGGCTTACCCTTAGTTGATAATCGTCTAACACCAAGATTGGTATCTAGGGCTGCTGCGCGAGCTAATTTAACTGCGCGTGTTGTTAGACGGTCTCTAAATGAAATCAAACCACATCTGTTGCCTGCCATTTTATTATTAGATGGCCGTGAAGCATGCGTACTGTTAGATATCTCAGATGATGGTATTGCCAAAGTGCAGTGGCCTGAATCGCCAGAAAGCGCGGATGAGCTTCCTATCCAGCAAATAAAAGATCGCTACAGCGGACAGGTGATTTTTGTTCGCCCTAAATTCAAGTTCGATAATAGGGCCCCTC encodes:
- a CDS encoding 2Fe-2S iron-sulfur cluster-binding protein is translated as MAKITFFGGKMSTPEVLTVDMTSTPQSLTEIVREQGLPLYWRCGHGTCGACAVHLHFQNRQASFSVILSNKEKNVMLRHQLISKEAHAEEQIVQTNEIWRLACHVYPDQLDDLLVTW